In Betaproteobacteria bacterium, the sequence TTGTTCGCCATGGCCGATGTGGTGGCCTTCAATGCCTCGGCCGTCATCGAGTTCAACGATACCAAGGGCGCCAAGCAATTGCTCAGTTCGTTTGGAGAGCATCCGGATGTATTGACTGTTCGTCTGCTCGGCACCAACTCGAATTTTCATTACCACTTCGATGCACCCAACCGTACCCTTCCGGCGCAGGTAGCGCTCGGCGACCAGCCGCATAGCGAACGTGCCGTCTATGCCGACTGGTCAAACGTGACCGTGGCCGTACCTATCCGTTCGGAAGATGGCGTCGTTGGTACGGTCACCATCACCTCCAGCCTGGACACCGTTTGGCGGGCGATTATCTGGAACCTGATGCTCTCCCTGCTGGCCTTGGCACTGTCATTCGTGATCGCCTTCGCCATCGGCCGCCAGATGCTGGCTTCGATACTCGCCGCCCTTGGCTCACTGACCAATACAGCCCAATACGTCGCTGAATCGAAAGACTATTCAAGACACGCGAAAATTTACTCCGATGATGAAATCGGGCGCTTGGGCGACGCCTTCAACGCCATGCTCACCGAGATTGCCGAGCGCGACCGCCAGTTGGCGGATCAGCGCGATCATCTGGAAGATACCGTGCAGGAACGCACCCATGCCTTGTCATTGGCCAAGGAAGCCGCCGAAGCGGCCAGCCGGGCAAAAAGCACCTTCCTGTCGAACATGAGTCACGAACTGCGCACACCGATGAATGCGATCATCGGCATGACCTACATGCTCAAGCGCAACAATCTGGACGGCAGCCAGATCGACAAGCTGGGCAAGATAGACGGCGCCGCCAATCACCTCCTGCAGCTGCTCAACGACATCCTTGACCTCTCCAAGATCGACGCTGAACGAATGACGCTTGAACGGACAGCATTCTCGGTCGATGCCCTGACGCAGGAATTGGCGAATCTGCTTGCCCCGCGTGCCGAATCCGCCCGCCTGCATTTTGTGCTCGACATCGACCCGCGCCTCAAGGTCATGCGACTTTTGGGCGACCCGCTGCGCTTGCAGCAAATTTTGCTCAACCTTGCCGGTAACGCTATCAAGTTCACAGAGCGCGGCGAAGTTCGCGTTGTGGCGCGCATTGCTGAGAATGGTGGAGACAGCGTTCTGCTTGAGCTTTCAGTCTGGGATACCGGCATCGGTATTGCCCCAGAGGCGATGGATCGCATCTTCAACCCGTTCGAGCAAGCTGATGGCTCGACGACACGAAAATATGGTGGCACCGGTCTGGGCCTGCCCATCTGCCAGCGCCTCGTGCGACTGATGGGCAGCGAAATTCAAGTAGTCAGCACCCCCGGCGCGGGCAGTGCATTCACTTTTGCCATTCGTCTGCAGCAAGCTGAAATAGCGCCGACCCGGACAATCGTCACGCCTCAGTGCGGTGACGATGCGGAAGATGCATTGCGGGCCGAGTTTTCCAATTGCCGAATCCTGGTCGCCGAAGACGACTGGGTGAATCAGGAAGTTGCGCTCGAACTGCTGCAGGTAACGCTCGGCTTTCCAGTGGATATTGCCCCGGATGGCTTGCAGGCCATTGATATGGCATTGCGCGATCACTACGACCTGATCCTGATGGACATGCAAATGCCCGAACTTGACGGCCTCGGTGCCACCCAGGCGATTCGTGAAATCCCCGGTTATGAGAATATTCCAATCATCGCGATGACCGCCAATGCCTTTGCCGAAGATCGCGCCCGCTGCCTGGACGGTGGCATGAACGACTTCATTGCAAAACCGGTCAATCCGGACACGCTGTTCGCCGTGATGCTGAAGTGGCTCCGTATCCACGAAGCCGCGCGCGCTCAGCTGGAACAGCTAACCTCTAGACCAGTCGCCCAATCAGGCGGCAGCGCAGCATAATCTTCGCAGTCTGGCTGCTCGTCAAATGGCCGACGCAGGCAGGCAAGCAGCCGCTTTACATCGGAAAAATCACCTGCCTTCGCCTTTCTGATCGCAGCCTCGGCCAGCCAGTTACGCAACACATACTTGGGGTTGGCGGCCAGCATGGACGCCTGCCGCTCGGCATCAGGCCACGGGGTCCGGGCCAGTCTGGCTCGCCAGCCATCCAGCCAGAGATCGCAGGCACTGCGGTCGATAAACAGGTCGCGCAAGGCGTTTTCGGATTTTGAGCGATTTTCCGGGTTGACCGCAGCAGATAGCTTGGACAGGGTCCGAAAGAACAAGGTGAAATCCGGGCGATGCTCTTGCAGAAAGCCAAAGGTTTCACCAATGAAATTCTCGTCATCGGGTAGCGTCTCACGCAGCCCCAGCTTGGCGCACATCAGGCGCTCGAAAGTCAGTGCGAAGGCGTCACCATACGTCTCATCAACGGCCGCCCGGCCAGCCGCCGGACGCTTCAACAACGGCAGAAAGGCATCTGCCAGACGATAAAGATTCCATTGCCCGACATGCGGCTGGTTGCGGTAGGAGTAACGGCCCTGATGATCGGAGTGATTGCAGATATGACCGGCATCGAAGGCTTCCATGAAGCCGAATGGGCCGTAGTCGAGCGTCAGGCCGAGGATGGACATGTTGTCCGTATTCATCACGCCATGCATGAAGCCGACCGCCATCCAGTGTGCCATCAGCTCGCCGGTCCGGCGGGAAACATCACGCAATAGCGCATCGTAGGGATTCGCTGCGGTACGGCATTCCGGCCGGAAGGTGTCGATCACATAGTCGGCCAGTTGCTGCAATTCAAGATGCCGGTCACGCGACGCCCAGTGTTCGAACGACCCGAAACGGACAAACCCGGGCGCCACCCGCGCCACCACCGCCGCTGTTTCAATTTCTTCGCGGCGCACCGGCTGATCGGCGCCGATGACGCACAACGCGCGGGTCGTCGGCACGCCCAATCCGGCCATGGCCTCCGAACACAGAAATTCACGAATTGAGGAACGCAATACGGCTCGTCCATCCGCCCCCCGCGAATACGGGGTGCGCCCGGCCCCCTTGAGCTGGATTTCCCAATGTCCAAGCCCATTGCGCAGGCCGCCCAGCAAATGCGCCCGGCCATCACCCAACTGACCCGCCCAGATGCCGAACTGATGGCCAGAGTAAACCGCAGCCAGCGGCTCGCTACCGGGCATCAATTGATTGCCGGCAAAAATTTCGGCGAACTGCGGACTATCGAGAAAGCTGGCCGGCAGGCCGAGCATGCCGGCCACTTCATCGCTCACCGCAACAACGTGCGGGTTACGCAGTGGCTGCGGATTCAGTCGGGTATAAAAAGCGTCGGGCAGCGCAGCAAAGCTGTTGTCAAAAACAGGCAGATCATTCGGGAGGGATTCAGGGGCGTTCATTGTGTCGGGTTTCTGGCAAAGGATTGGGGCTGTGCCAGCTTGCAGCAAATGGCATGCCGGCTAGCCCAAGATCAGAACATGAAAACCGCAGATGGTTCGCACCGAGCATGTTCCAGCAAGGACAAGCCGAATCTGCTCACTGCATTTGCATCAGCGCTAAAATGCGCCTTATTGGGCCGAAGTAGACCCACCTTCAAAGTCAGCCAATGAGCCGCTACCCATTTTCCTTCGTTGCCCTGACCCTGCTGGGCATTCTTTGCGCAATTCCGGGAATTATCAGTCTGGCCGGATTCGGTGCCAGCCTGCACCCGGTATTGGACGACCCTATGGCCGGCCTAGCGTTCATTGTGTCGGCAATTGCCCTGATTGGCTCGGGCGCCTTCCCGCTGGTCATCGCCAAGCTCAAGGAAAACGAGAAGCCTTAGGCCTAGCGCATCAGGCGCCAGTACTGGAACTTCAGCATGGTTGCTGCCCCGAGTACGATGGCCAGAAAGGTAATGATCGACCCCAACGCCAGCGTAGAGATGCCGCTGATCCCCTGGCCAACCGTACAACCCATGGCCACCACCCCGCCAAAGCCCATCAGCGCTGCACCCATCAAATGACTGGCGGTGTCTTCGACACTGACAAAACCTTCCCAGCGAAAATTACCGCTCAGCACCGACCAAGCAAATGAGCCGGCAACTACGCCCAGTGCAGTAGCAATGCCAAAACTCATCGTGCGGCTGGTGTCTGACCACAGCATCAGCAATTCCAGCGCGTACGCCTGGGGTGCGACAAAACTCAACGCCTCCATGCGTCCGCTATTGGTTGCGAGAAAGGCTTCCTCCAGTGTTTCCGGATGCTCGGCGATATAACCGAGGTGACCGCTGACGTACCATGCGGCAACGATGGTCAGCCCGATCCCCAATCCCGCGAGGAGGTTGTCGAAGGTCCGGAAATCACGTTTGAGCAGACATGCTGCGGTCAACCCGCCACCGATGGCCAAAACCGAAAAACGGAAAGCCATCCCCGGATCAAAACCGGCCGCGCTCAGCAACGCCGGAACGTCCTGTCCGCCTGGAAGAATAATCGCCGCTTTTTGCAGCACGTTAACCCGAAATACGCCGAAGATACCGCGCATTGTCATATAGGCAACCACCCCGAGTACGACAAAGACCACCAGCGATTTCAGGTTGCCACCACCGATGCGAATCAGTGTCTTCGAGCCGCAACCGGAGGCGAGCACCATGCCGACGCCAAATGTTGCGCCGCCCACGATGTACGAGAGCCAGGTAAAATTTGGCGTGCGATAAATCGACTTGCCGAGATCGATCAGTCCGCCAAGGTGCAGCGCTGCGGCACCCAGAATGGCGATGCCAATGGCCAGCAGCCACATCCGCATGCGATTCCAGTCGCTCATGTTAACGATGTCGGAGACCGCCCCCATGGTGCAGAAATGGGTCTTCTGGCCGATGCCGCCAAAGATGCAACCAATGGCAAACGCCAGCCAGAGGATCAAATTGGCGGAAACAGCTGTTTCCATACTCAGGATCGATAGATCGTCGGGTCAGGCAATCCGGCGGCGGCAAAGCCTTCGGCTCGCAGGCGACAGGAATCACAAACACCGCAGGCGCGGCCATCTTCATCGGCCTGATAACACGACACGGTCAGACTGTAATCCACGCCCAACGCGGCACCGGTACGAATGATCTCGGTTTTGGACAAGTCGATCAGCGGCGCATGGATGGAAAGCTTGTGCCCTTCGACCCCGGCCTTGGTCGCCAGATTGGCCATCGTCTCAAAAGCTGCAATGTATTCCGGCCGGCAATCCGGATAACCGGAATAATCCACGGCATTCACGCCAACAAAAATATCCAGGCTGCCCAGCACCTCCGCCCAGGCCAGTGCCAGCGACAGCATGATGGTATTGCGCGCCGGCACATAGGTCACCGGAATACCGGGCTGCACGCCGTCGGTCGGTACGGCGATACTGGTATCGGTCAGCGCCGAGCCTCCGAATTGGGCCAGACCAAAATTCACGATGCGATGCTCGGCAGCGCCTAGCGCCTTGACGACACGATCGGCCGCGACCAGTTCTGCGCAGTGTCGTTGCCCATAATTAAAGGACAGGCAATAGGATTCGAATCCCTGGCTACGGGCAATAGCCAAGCATGTGGCGGAGTCGAGTCCACCGGAAAGGAGTACGACAGCTTTCTTCATGGGGCGTGAATATACCCCAAAAGCGCCCTTAGCCGAGCAGGTATCTGCTTGTTCACAATCCCTTTTCTACCTCAAAAGGGGGAGACTGGTGAGCCGCATATCCATCCCATCCATATCGGCCGAGGCGTGGAAAATATCCAATCCAGAGCTTCTCGGTGAGCACATCAAACTTTCTTGTGCAGTGACGAATTCAGCGGATATGACGCGGGTTCAATATTCGGCGAGTTGGGAAAATTCGCGTTCTGCCAGCGCCTCGTTGCCCAAATTCAGCTCAACCAGACGCCGCAGGTGAGTAACACTGTCCAGATCAATTTCACGACAAGCCAAGCCATAGTAGTTGGCCATGTGGTGTACGACAGTCGCTTCCATCCGGATCGTCGTTCCTAGCGCGTCCAGACGAATTTTCAGCGTGCCATGGGTCCCAACGTTGACGAACATGTTGGCGTTGGGATGGATCAGTGCGCCTTGCAGCGAGAGATCGAGCACTTCGACACCATACTCGCCATCGGGCAAAAAGAGACTGGCTTCACTCTGGAAGGCAATGCGGGAAAACTTTCGGCGATTACGTTCCACGTGCGTCTCCATTCCTTATTTTCCCTGCATGTTACCCCAAAGCAACTTGTGCAGTTGAAGCTGGAAACGGACATCGAGCCCGTCCTGGAGTATCCATTCAGCCAGCGATTGCGGCTCGATCAAGCCCTGGGCTGGCGAAAAAAGGACCGAGCAAATCCGGGCAAGCTGGCGTTCGCGCAACACGTCCCGCGCCCACTCGTAATCGCTGCGCGAAGCAATGACAATCTTGAGTTCGTCACGTCGATTGAGTACCGCCAGGTTTTCCCAGCGGTTCCTGGCGGATTCGCCTGAATCGGGCGCTTTCAGATCCATGATCCGCGCGACACGCGCGTCGACATCCGCCACGTCAATCGCACCAGAGGTTTCCAGCGAAACGTCGTAGCCGGCATCACACAGCGCCGTCAGCAACGGCAGGCAATCCTTCTGCGACAACGGTTCGCCACCGGTCACGCAAACCTGGCGGGCCGGATATTTGCCGACCTCGGCGAGCACCGATTCAATGCTCGCCGGCTCGCCCCCGGTAAAACTGTAGGTGGTGTCACACCACGTACAACGCAACGGGCAACCAGTCAGGCGGACAAACACGGTCGGCAACCCCGCGCGCGATGCCTCGCCCTGCAGGGAGTAAAAAATCTCGGTAAGGCGTAGGGCCAATTATTTCTTCTTCAATCGCTGGCGAGCTGTTTCAGCAGCAGGCGCACTCGGGTATTTGGCAAGCACCGTTTCCAGCGAATGTTTGGCGCCCTTCGAATTACCCATTTCCTGCTGGCAGGTAGCAATTGCCAGCCAGGCATCCGGCGCTTTCTGGCTCTCGGCATACTTCGTAGTGACGACGCTTTGCGCCTCGATGGCACGCTTGCAGTCGCGCTGGGCGTACCAGGCATTACCCAGCCAGTACTGGGCGTTGGGCGCCAGCGAACTGTCCGGATATTTCTGGACGAAGCCGCCAAAACTGGTCGCTGCTTCCTTGTACTTGCCTGCCTTGAACTGGTTCAGGGCTGCTTCGTAGTCCTGATTTTCCCGGGCCGGATCAATCGCCGGTTTCGAATTTGGCGAATTTTCCGGGTTGACCGCAGCACTCGAGCTAGCGGCCGTCTCAAACTTGCGCAGGCGAGTGTCAAGATCGAGATAGAAATCCTGCTGGCGTTTTTTGGCGGTGTCCAGCTCGTAATTGAGCGTTTCGATCTGACCCCGCAGGCGGGCAATCTCTTCAACCTGGCGCTGGATCTGGCCTGCCAGATCCAGCTGTGCCTTGGCCTGCTGGTCGAATCGCGCCTCTGTCTTGATCCTCAGATCAGTCACCTGGCGGCGCGCTTCTTCGTCGTCAAAAACACCGGCGTGGGCCTGAACGGCCCCTAGCGCGGCGATCAGAAGTGCGATTCGAACCGGGCGCATGATGCTTAGAACTCGCCGCGGCCGTCAGCAGCCTTGTAAAGGATATCGGCACGGCGGTTTTCAGACCAGGCAGCTTCGTCGTGACCGGCGTTCTTCGGCTTTTCTTCGCCGAGGCTGACCGATTCAATCTGGGCTTCCTGAACGCCGAGCAGGCTGAGCGAACGCTTGACGGCTTCGGCCCGCTTCTGGCCGAGCGACAGGTTGTATTCGCGGCTGCCACGCTCGTCGGTATTACCCTGGATCAGCACTTTGAAGCCCTTGTTGGCGACCAGATACTTGGCGTGCGCGGCGACCAGATCCTTGTAATCATCACGAACTTCATACTTGTCGAGATCAAAGTAGATGCTGCGTTGCGACAGCTTGCTGGACGGATCGGTCAGTTCGCGCGGCAAGCCGCTGGCATCAAGACCACCGGCCTTGACCGGGGCGACGCCCGTGGTAGCACCACTACGGGATTCGACCGGGGCGCCATTGCTGTCTTCCGGCAGCGGGGTGGTGGAACAGGCAGCCAGCAAGGCAGACAGCAGGGCGGGTATCAGCAGTTTTTTCACAAAGTTCTCCGATGGATAAGTGGATTATTGGTAGTACGGGCCCCAGGCCGGTTCCCGGACATCGCCGGCAGCCACCGAGAGGCGTTGTTTGATCCTGCCATCGCTGGAGACAGCCGATAGTACGCCGCGCCCGCCGACTTCAGTAGCGATCAGGATCATGCGGCTATTCGGGGCGAAACTGGGAGATTCGTCCTTGTTGGAATCACTCAGCACCTGGACTTGGCGGCTGGCCAGATCCATGACTGCGAGCTGGAAGCGGCCTTCGCGGCGGCTGATGAATGCGATGCTCTTGCCATCCGGCGACGGCCGCGGCGAGACATTGTAGCTACCTTCGAAGGTGACGCGTCGGACCTCACCGCCGCTGGCGCCAATCTGATAAATCTGCGGGCTACCGCCACGATCCGAGGTGAAATAGATGGTTCCCCCATCCGCCGAATAACGCGGCTCGGTATCAATGCCGGAGGATTGAGTGATGCGCTGCAGGCCACTACCATCTGCATTGACCGAGTAGAGCTGCGAAAATCCGTCCTTGGATAGCACAACCGCCAGCTTGCGACCATCAGGTGACCAGCCCGGCGCCGAGTTGGAGCCCTTGAAATTGGCCACAATGTGACGCTGCCCGGACGACAATGAATGGACATAGACCACCGGCTTCTTCTTCTCGAAGGAAACGTAGGCCAGGCGGCCGCCATCAGGCGACCAGACCGGCGAAATGATCGGCTCGGAGGAGGTCAGCGCCGTCGCTGCATTCTGACCATCCGAATCGGCGATCTGCAGCAGGAATTGGCCACGCGACTTCACGACATAGGCGATGCGCGTCGAGAAGACGCCTTTTTCGCCGGTCAGCTTTTCATAGATGAAATCGGCAATGCGATGGCCGGCAGCTCGCAACTGGACGTTGCTGGTGACATAAGCGGCGCCACCCAGCGACACTGCCTTCTGCGTGTCGTACAGGCGGAAACGGGCTTCCATACGGCCATCGGCACTGCGTCCGATACTGCCGGCAGCCAGCGCATCAGCACCCTTGCCTTTCCAGTCGGCGTAATTGACAGGTGCGCTTTCGTCAAAGGCCTGGCCGCCATTGTCGATCAGCTTGAACAGACCGCTACGTTCAAGATCGGCGCGCACGGTGGTGGTTATCACGCGAGAAGCAGCCGGATCACCCGGAAAATCGACGATCGTCACCGGAATGCGGCTGGCGCCGGCACCGGTGATCTCGATGGAAAGCTGGGCGTAGGCCATTCCTGCGGTCAACAGGGAAAAAGCCAGAAAAATGCGACGGGAAATTCGGGACATTTCGTTCATTTTCATAAGGATTCGCGCGATTTTACTCTTCTAACGGCTTGTATTTGATTTCCAGCTCCCGCTTAAATAGCGAGGGGTCATCCGGCTTGGGCAAGGGTGAGGATTTCCGGATAGCACGCTCGATCGCAGTATCCAGCGCCGGATTGCCACTGGAATGCTTGAGCCTGACGTTCAAAACTTCGCCAGTCGGCAACTGGCTGACTTCAAAAATTGCTTCCGGATTGCCTTGAATTGAAGGCGGCAAGACGATATTGCCGCGTACCTTGCCACGAATCTTGTTGGCGTAATCAGCCATTCCCCGCTTATTCGACGATGCCCGCTGCTCCGCCTCTGCGGCGGCTGCATTGGCCATGTGTTGGGTACTCGGATTCGGACGAGGTTTCAGCTCCGCGGTTTCACGCGACAATTCCTTGCTGAAATCCGGCACCTTGGGTGGCGGTTTGAGTTCCGGCTTTGGCTCGGGCTTCTTGGGCTCAGGCTTTTTCGGTTCCGGCTTGGGTGGCTCGGGTTTAGGTTCCGGTTTTTTCGGCTCCGGCTTTTTCTTTTCTTCCTTGATCGCAATATCCGGCTTTTTCAGCACAGGCTCGGGCTTCGGCTCAACACGTGGGATTGGCTTCGGTTCCGGTTTGACCTCGGGCGGTGGCGGCGGAGGCGGCGGTACATAAGTCGCCTGCTTTGGCGTCGCCGACCACAACTCGACCTCCATCACCTCCGGGGGGCTACTCTTCCACTGCACCCCGAGAAACAGCGCGGCAATCAGCCCGACGTGCACCATCACGGTGAACGCCAATGCGTATTTCTTGCCAGGCTCTTCGCGTTTGTCGAGGATCATCAAGGCTATTTGCTGGCGGTTTCCAAGCCGACCTTATCGAAGCCCATTCGCTTCACCTCGTCAAGAACCTCGATGACGTTCTTGTACTGGGTTTCCTTGTCGCCGGCGATCAGAACTGCAATTTTTTCATCAGGCGCTTTCAAGGCATTCAGCTCACCCTTAAGTTCCTTGATGCCCTTTATTTTCCTGGCCTTGCCATTCACATCAAAGACCGACAACGCGCCTTCGCTGCCTACTTCCACCTTGATGTATTTCGGCGGCTTTTGTGGGGCGGTACCGGTGCTGGGCAAGTCAACCGATCCGGTAGTCATCATCGGCGTTGCGACCATGAAGATGACGAGCAAGACCAGCATGACGTCGATGTAGGGTACAACGTTGATTTCACTTTTTAGACGACGCTGGCGCATGACTTAACGCATCTGCCGTTGCAGAATGTTGGAAAACTCCTCCATGAACGACTCGTAGTGCGTGGCGAGGCGGTCGATGTCATGCGAGAAACGGTTGTAAGCGAGCACGGCCGGAATGGCAGCGAACAGGCCTATTGCGGTCGCGACCAACGCTTCGGCAATGCCAGGGGCGACCGAGGCGAGCGTGGCCTGACCGACATTCGAGAGGCCGCGGAAAGCGTGCATGATGCCCCAAACCGTGCCGAACAGGCCGATGTAAGGGCTGACCGAGCCGACCGAGGCAAGGAACGAAAGGTGTGATTCGAGCGAATCCATCTCGCGCTGATAGGTCGCGCGCATGGCGCGGCGAGAGCCGTCGACGATGTCTTTGGAGTCGAGGTTCTTCTGGCCCTTGAGCTTGGTAAATTCACGGAAACCGGACTCGAAGATGCGTTCCATCGAGCCCGCGTGGTGACGATCATTCACCGCGCTGTTGAAGAGGTTGTTCAGATCACCACCAGACCAGAAATCACGCTCGAAAATCTCGGTCTTTTCGCGGGCCAGCTTGACCGTGATCAGCTTCATGAAAATGTAGTACCAAGACATGAAGGATACCCCTGCCAGCAATGCCATGACGGCTTGCACGACCGCGCTGGCCTGGAGAATCAGATGGAGGATGGACATATCCTGGGTGACGTTCATTTCAGCGCTTCCAGTTTTTGATGCAGAAAATCGGGGATGGCAGACGGGGTCATGGTGGACATATTGACGCAGGCAATTTCGACGGTGCCGGTGACCAGCTCGACATCACCGCGACGGACATGCTGGCGGAAAACAACACGGACACGGGTCAGTTTTTCAACCTCAAGACCAACCACTAGCTCGTCATCGAGCCTGGCCGGCTTCAAATACTCGCAGCTCGCCTTGCGTGCCACAAAGCCGATACCCGCCTCCGACGCCAACGCCGACTGGTCATGGCCGGCAAAGCGCATCCATTCGGTACGGCAACGTTCGAAGAACTTCAGGTAATTGGCGTAGTAAACGACGCCGCCAGCATCCGTATCCTCGTAATAAACTCGGACGGGAATCGAAAAGGCATTGGGTTTCGGCTCGTATTTCATCTTCACGATTTTACCTTGCAGCGCAACATCTTTTGTAACGTTCTGTCGCAAAGTTAAAGCCTTGCTCCACTCGCTACCCATAGCGCCCCGAGCCAAGCGGTGACACAGGTGTTCAACATCCGCCATAATCGCCCGATGATCCGCCACGCTCATATAACTGACCGACGCCACTTGCTCCTGCTGCTTAGTGTCGTGCTCAGTGCCGGCTT encodes:
- the tolQ gene encoding protein TolQ; amino-acid sequence: MNVTQDMSILHLILQASAVVQAVMALLAGVSFMSWYYIFMKLITVKLAREKTEIFERDFWSGGDLNNLFNSAVNDRHHAGSMERIFESGFREFTKLKGQKNLDSKDIVDGSRRAMRATYQREMDSLESHLSFLASVGSVSPYIGLFGTVWGIMHAFRGLSNVGQATLASVAPGIAEALVATAIGLFAAIPAVLAYNRFSHDIDRLATHYESFMEEFSNILQRQMR
- the ybgC gene encoding tol-pal system-associated acyl-CoA thioesterase, coding for MKYEPKPNAFSIPVRVYYEDTDAGGVVYYANYLKFFERCRTEWMRFAGHDQSALASEAGIGFVARKASCEYLKPARLDDELVVGLEVEKLTRVRVVFRQHVRRGDVELVTGTVEIACVNMSTMTPSAIPDFLHQKLEALK